In Eschrichtius robustus isolate mEscRob2 chromosome 2, mEscRob2.pri, whole genome shotgun sequence, a single window of DNA contains:
- the RELL2 gene encoding RELT-like protein 2 → MSEPQPDLEPPQHGLYMLFLLVLVFFLMGLVGFMICHVLKKKGYRCRTSRGSEPDDTQLQPPEDDDMNEDTVERIVRCIIQNEANAEALKEMLGDSEGEGTMQLSSVDATSSLQDGVPSHHHTVHLGSAAPCIHCSRNKRSPLVRQGRSKEGKGRPRPGETTVFSVGRFRVTHIEKRYGLQEHRDGSPTDRSWGSGGGQDPGGGQGSGGGQPRTGMPAIESLPPERPQPQALASPPVRNGGLRDSSLVPRALERSPGASAESMLGAGGRGPSPGLASQQANGQPSKPDTSDHQVSPPQGAGGV, encoded by the exons ATGTCGGAACCACAGCCTGACCTGGAGCCGCCCCAACATGGGCTGTACATGCTCTTCCTGCTTGTGCtggtcttcttcctcatgggCCTGGTAGGCTTCATGATCTGCCACGTGCTCAAGAAGAAAGGCTACCGCTGCCGCACCTCGAGGGGCTCGGAGCCTGACGACACCCAGCTCCAGCCCC CTGAGGATGATGACATGAATGAGGACACAGTAGAGAGGATTGTTCGAtgcatcatccaaaatgaag CCAATGCTGAGGCCTTGAAGGAGATGCTGGGGGACAGTGAAGGAGAAGGGACAATGCAACTGTCCAG TGTGGATGCCACCTCCAGCTTGCAGGACGGAGTCCCCTCCCATCATCACACAGTGCACCTGGGCTCCGCAGCCCCTTGCATCCACTGCAGCCGGAACAAGAGATCCCCACTTGTCCGTCAGGGACGCTCCAAGGAAGGAAAGGGTCGCCCCCGGCCTGGTGAGACCACTGTGTTCTCTGTTGGCAG gtTCCGGGTGACACACATTGAGAAGCGCTATGGGCTGCAGGAGCATCGTGATGGCTCCCCCACGGACAGGAGTTGGGGATCTGGTGGGGGGCAGGACCCAGGGGGCGGCCAGGGGTCTGGGGGAGGGCAGCCCAGGACAGGGATGCCTGCCATTGAGAGCCTTCCCCCTGAGAGGCCGCAGCCCCAGGCCCTTGCCAGCCCCCCAGTGCGGAATGGAGGACTCAGGGACAGCAGCCTAGTCCCTCGTGCACTTGAGAGGAGCCCTGGAGCCTCTGCAGAGTCGAtgctgggggctggagggaggggcccAAGCCCAGGGCTGGCCAGTCAACAGGCAAATGGACAGCCAAGCAAACCGGACACCTCAGATCACCAG gtGTCCCCACCacagggggcagggggtgtgtgA
- the HDAC3 gene encoding histone deacetylase 3, whose amino-acid sequence MAKTVAYFYDPDVGNFHYGAGHPMKPHRLALTHSLVLHYGLYKKMIVFKPYQASQHDMCRFHSEDYIDFLQRVSPTNMQGFTKSLNAFNVGDDCPVFPGLFEFCSRYTGASLQGATQLNNKICDIAINWAGGLHHAKKFEASGFCYVNDIVIGILELLKYHPRVLYIDIDIHHGDGVQEAFYLTDRVMTVSFHKYGNYFFPGTGDMYEVGAESGRYYCLNVPLRDGIDDQSYKHLFQPVINQVVDFYQPTCIVLQCGADSLGCDRLGCFNLSIRGHGECVEYVKSFNIPLLVLGGGGYTVRNVARCWTYETSLLVEEAISEELPYSEYFEYFAPDFTLHPDVSTRIENQNSRQYLDQIRQTIFENLKMLNHAPSVQIHDVPADLLTYDRTDEADAEERGPEENYSRPEASNEFYDGDHDNDKESDVEI is encoded by the exons ATGGCCAAGACTGTGGCCTATTTCTACGACCCCGACGTGGGCAACTTCCACTACG GGGCTGGTCACCCTATGAAGCCCCATCGCTTGGCATTGACCCATAGTCTGGTCCTGCACTACGGTCTCTATAAGAAGATGATC GTCTTCAAGCCATACCAGGCCTCCCAGCATGACATGTGCCGCTTCCACTCTGAGGACTACATCGACTTCCTGCAGAGAGTCAGCCCCACCAATATGCAAGGCTTCACCAAGAGCCTTAATGCCTTCAACGTGGGCGATGACTG CCCAGTGTTTCCCGGGCTCTTTGAGTTCTGCTCCCGTTACACAGGCGCATCTCTGCAAGGAGCAACCCAGCTGAACAACAAG ATCTGTGATATTGCCATTAACTGGGCTGGTGGTCTGCACCATGCCAAGAAGTTTGAG GCTTCTGGTTTCTGCTATGTCAATGACATTGTGATTGGCATCCTGGAGCTGCTCAA GTACCACCCTCGGGTGCTCTACATTGATATTGACATCCACCACGGTGACGGGGTTCAGGAAGCCTTCTACCTCACTGACCGGGTCATGACAGTGTCCTTCCACAAGTATGGAAACTACTTCTTCCCTGGCACAG GTGACATGTATGAAGTTGGAGCAGAGAGTGGCCGCTACTACTGCCTCAATGTGCCCCTGCGGGATGGCATTGATGACCAGA GTTACAAGCACCTTTTCCAGCCGGTTATCAACCAGGTGGTGGACTTCTACCAACCCACGTGCATTGTGCTCCAG TGTGGAGCTGACTCTCTGGGCTGTGATCGATTGGGCTGCTTCAACCTCAGCATTCGAGGACATGG GGAGTGCGTTGAATATGTCAAGAGCTTCAACATCCCTCTGCTGGTGCTAGGTGGTGGTGGCTATACTGTCCGGAATGTTGCCCGCTGCTG GACGTATGAGACATCGCTGCTAGTGGAAGAGGCCATTAGTGAGGAGCTTCCCTACAGTG AATACTTCGAGTACTTTGCCCCGGACTTCACGCTCCATCCAGATGTCAGCACCCGCATCGAGAATCAGAACTCACGCCAG TATTTGGACCAGATCCGCCAGACAATCTTTGAAAACCTGAAGATGCTGAACCATGCACCTAGCGTCCAGATTCACGATGTGCCGGCAGACCTCCTAACCTATGACAGGACTGATGAGGCTGACGCAGAGGAGAGGGGTCCCGAGGAGAACTAcagcag GCCAGAGGCATCCAATGAATTCTATGATGGAGACCATGACAATGACAAGGAAAGCGACGTGGAGATTTAA
- the FCHSD1 gene encoding F-BAR and double SH3 domains protein 1 isoform X2, whose translation MQPPPRKVKPSQEVKLRFLEQLSILQTRQQREADLLEDIRSYSKQRAAIEREYGQALQKLAGPFLKREGHRSGEMDSRGRMVFGAWRCLLDATMAGGQARLQASDRYRDLAGGTGRSAKEQVLRKGAENLQRAQAEVLQSVRELSRSRKLYGQRERVWALAQEKAADVQARLNRSDHGLFHTRTSLQKLSTKLSAQSAQYSQQLRAARNEYLLNLVATNAHLDHYYQEELPAVLKALVSELLEHLRDPLTSLSRTELEAAEMALEHAHRGGQATSQVSWEQDLELFLQEPGVFSPTPPQQFQPAGNDQVCVLELEQGAGGVAGQSGLEKEVQRWTSRAARDYKIQNHGQRVLQRLERRRQQASEREAPGIEQRLQEVRESVRRAQVSQVKGAARLALLQGAGLDVQHWLKPAMTRAQDEVEQERRLSEARLSQRDLSPTAEDAELSDFEECEETGELFEEPAPPALATRPLPCPVHVVFGYQAGHEDELTITEGEWLEVIEEGDADEWVKARNQHGEVGFVPERYLNFPDLSFPESSHDSDNPSGAEPTAFLARALYSYTGQSAEELSFPEGALIRLLPRAQDGVDDGFWRGEFGGHVGVFPSLLVEELLGPPGPSELSDPEQMLPSPSPPSFSPPAPTSALDGSPAPVLPGDQDLDCPGPLDVMAPRLRPMRPPPPPPAKAPDPGHPDPLT comes from the exons ATGCAGCCGCCGCCCCGAAAA GTGAAGCCATCCCAGGAGGTGAAGCTTCGCTTCCTGGAGCAGCTGAGCATCCTTCAGACCCGGCAGCAGAGAGAGGCGGACCTACTGGAGGATATCAG ATCCTACAGCAAGCAGAGGGCAGCCATTGAACGGGAGTATGGGCAG GCACTCCAGAAACTGGCTGGGCCATTTCTGAAGAGGGAAGGACACCGGAGTGGGGAGATGGACAGCAG AGGCAGGATGGTGTTTGGTGCCTGGCGCTGCCTGCTGGATGCCACCATGGCTGGGGGCCAAGCCCGACTCCAGGCATCTGACCGATACCGTGACCTGGCAGGAGGCACAGGGCGGAGCGCTAAGGAGCAGGTGCTTAGGAAG GGAGCAGAGAACCTCCAGAGGGCGCAGGCCGAGGTGCTGCAGTCTGTCCGGGAGCTGAGCCGAAGTCGAAAGCTGTATGGGCAGCGTGAACGGGTGTGGGCCTTGGCACAGGAGAAGGCGGCTGATGTCCAGGCCAG GCTTAACCGAAGTGACCATGGCCTCTTCCACACTCGGACCAGTCTCCAGAAACTCAGCACCAAG CTGTCTGCCCAGTCGGCCCAGTACTCCCAGCAGCTGAGAGCGGCCCGCAATGAGTACCTGCTCAACTTGGTGGCCACCAATGCCCACCTTGACCACTACTACCAGGAAGAACTGCCGGCCGTGCTCAAG GCCCTGGTCAGCGAGCTGTTGGAACACCTGAGGGACCCGCTGACTTCACTGAGCCGCACTGAGCTGGAAGCTGCAGAGATGGCTCTGGAGCATGCCCACCGTGGGGGGCAGGCGACCTCCCAG GTAAGCTGGGAGCAGGATCTGGAGCTTTTTCTTCAGGAGCCCGGAGTattttcccccaccccacctcagcaGTTTCAGCCAGCAGGGAATGATCAG GTGTGTGTCCTGGAGCTGGAGCAGGGCGCAGGAGGTGTGGCCGGGCAGAGTGGCCTGGAGAAAGAAGTTCAACGCTGGACCAGCCGAGCTGCCCGAGACTACAAGATCCAGAACCATGGGCAGCGG GTGCTGCAGCGGCTGGAGCGGAGGCGGCAGCAGGCTTCAGAGCGGGAGGCTCCAGGCATAGAACAGCGGCTGCAGGAAGTGAGGGAGAGCGTCCGGCGGGCACAG GTGAGCCAGGTGAAGGGGGCTGCCCGGCTGGCCCTGCTGCAGGGGGCTGGCCTGGATGTGCAGCACTGGCTGAAGCCAGCCATGACCCGGGCCCAGGATGAGGTGGAGCAGGAGCGACGGCTCAGCGAGGCCCGGCTGTCCCAGAGGGACCTCTCTCCCACG GCTGAGGATGCTGAGCTCTCTGACTTTGAGGAATGTGAGGAGACTGGGGAGCTCTTTGAGGAGCCCGcccccccagccctggccaccaggcccctcccctgccctgtccaTGTGGTGTTTGGCTATCAG GCAGGACATGAGGACGAGCTGACCATCACAGAGGGCGAGTGGCTGGAGGTCATAGAGGAGGGAGATGCCGATGAATGGGTCAAG GCTCGGAACCAGCACGGTGAGGTAGGCTTTGTCCCTGAGCGGTATCTCAACTTCCCGGACCTCTCCTTCCCTGAGAGCAGCCATGACAGCGACAATCCTTCGGGGGCAGAGCCCACAG CGTTCCTGGCCCGCGCCCTGTACAGCTACACGGGACAGAGCGCAGAGGAACTGAGTTTCCCCGAGGGGGCGCTTATCCGCCTGCTGCCCCGGGCCCAGGATGGAGTGGATGACGGCTTCTGGAGGGGAGAATTTGGGGGCCATGTTGGGGTCTTCCCCTCCCTGCTGGTGGAGGAGCTACTTGGCCCCCCAGGGCCATCTGAACTCTCAGACCCTGAACAG ATGCTGccatccccttcccctcccagctTCTCCCCTCCTGCACCCACCTCTGCCTTGGATGGGTCGCCTGCACCTGTCCTGCCCGGTG ACCAAGACCTGGACTGCCCTGGACCCCTGGACGTGATGGCGCCTCGACTCAGGCCG ATGCGTCCACCGCCTCCCCCGCCAGCTAAAGCCCCGGATCCTGGCCACCCAGATCCTCTCACCTGA
- the FCHSD1 gene encoding F-BAR and double SH3 domains protein 1 isoform X1: MQPPPRKVKPSQEVKLRFLEQLSILQTRQQREADLLEDIRSYSKQRAAIEREYGQALQKLAGPFLKREGHRSGEMDSRLSLGRGRMVFGAWRCLLDATMAGGQARLQASDRYRDLAGGTGRSAKEQVLRKGAENLQRAQAEVLQSVRELSRSRKLYGQRERVWALAQEKAADVQARLNRSDHGLFHTRTSLQKLSTKLSAQSAQYSQQLRAARNEYLLNLVATNAHLDHYYQEELPAVLKALVSELLEHLRDPLTSLSRTELEAAEMALEHAHRGGQATSQVSWEQDLELFLQEPGVFSPTPPQQFQPAGNDQVCVLELEQGAGGVAGQSGLEKEVQRWTSRAARDYKIQNHGQRVLQRLERRRQQASEREAPGIEQRLQEVRESVRRAQVSQVKGAARLALLQGAGLDVQHWLKPAMTRAQDEVEQERRLSEARLSQRDLSPTAEDAELSDFEECEETGELFEEPAPPALATRPLPCPVHVVFGYQAGHEDELTITEGEWLEVIEEGDADEWVKARNQHGEVGFVPERYLNFPDLSFPESSHDSDNPSGAEPTAFLARALYSYTGQSAEELSFPEGALIRLLPRAQDGVDDGFWRGEFGGHVGVFPSLLVEELLGPPGPSELSDPEQMLPSPSPPSFSPPAPTSALDGSPAPVLPGDQDLDCPGPLDVMAPRLRPMRPPPPPPAKAPDPGHPDPLT; this comes from the exons ATGCAGCCGCCGCCCCGAAAA GTGAAGCCATCCCAGGAGGTGAAGCTTCGCTTCCTGGAGCAGCTGAGCATCCTTCAGACCCGGCAGCAGAGAGAGGCGGACCTACTGGAGGATATCAG ATCCTACAGCAAGCAGAGGGCAGCCATTGAACGGGAGTATGGGCAG GCACTCCAGAAACTGGCTGGGCCATTTCTGAAGAGGGAAGGACACCGGAGTGGGGAGATGGACAGCAG ACTTTCTCTGGGGAGAGGCAGGATGGTGTTTGGTGCCTGGCGCTGCCTGCTGGATGCCACCATGGCTGGGGGCCAAGCCCGACTCCAGGCATCTGACCGATACCGTGACCTGGCAGGAGGCACAGGGCGGAGCGCTAAGGAGCAGGTGCTTAGGAAG GGAGCAGAGAACCTCCAGAGGGCGCAGGCCGAGGTGCTGCAGTCTGTCCGGGAGCTGAGCCGAAGTCGAAAGCTGTATGGGCAGCGTGAACGGGTGTGGGCCTTGGCACAGGAGAAGGCGGCTGATGTCCAGGCCAG GCTTAACCGAAGTGACCATGGCCTCTTCCACACTCGGACCAGTCTCCAGAAACTCAGCACCAAG CTGTCTGCCCAGTCGGCCCAGTACTCCCAGCAGCTGAGAGCGGCCCGCAATGAGTACCTGCTCAACTTGGTGGCCACCAATGCCCACCTTGACCACTACTACCAGGAAGAACTGCCGGCCGTGCTCAAG GCCCTGGTCAGCGAGCTGTTGGAACACCTGAGGGACCCGCTGACTTCACTGAGCCGCACTGAGCTGGAAGCTGCAGAGATGGCTCTGGAGCATGCCCACCGTGGGGGGCAGGCGACCTCCCAG GTAAGCTGGGAGCAGGATCTGGAGCTTTTTCTTCAGGAGCCCGGAGTattttcccccaccccacctcagcaGTTTCAGCCAGCAGGGAATGATCAG GTGTGTGTCCTGGAGCTGGAGCAGGGCGCAGGAGGTGTGGCCGGGCAGAGTGGCCTGGAGAAAGAAGTTCAACGCTGGACCAGCCGAGCTGCCCGAGACTACAAGATCCAGAACCATGGGCAGCGG GTGCTGCAGCGGCTGGAGCGGAGGCGGCAGCAGGCTTCAGAGCGGGAGGCTCCAGGCATAGAACAGCGGCTGCAGGAAGTGAGGGAGAGCGTCCGGCGGGCACAG GTGAGCCAGGTGAAGGGGGCTGCCCGGCTGGCCCTGCTGCAGGGGGCTGGCCTGGATGTGCAGCACTGGCTGAAGCCAGCCATGACCCGGGCCCAGGATGAGGTGGAGCAGGAGCGACGGCTCAGCGAGGCCCGGCTGTCCCAGAGGGACCTCTCTCCCACG GCTGAGGATGCTGAGCTCTCTGACTTTGAGGAATGTGAGGAGACTGGGGAGCTCTTTGAGGAGCCCGcccccccagccctggccaccaggcccctcccctgccctgtccaTGTGGTGTTTGGCTATCAG GCAGGACATGAGGACGAGCTGACCATCACAGAGGGCGAGTGGCTGGAGGTCATAGAGGAGGGAGATGCCGATGAATGGGTCAAG GCTCGGAACCAGCACGGTGAGGTAGGCTTTGTCCCTGAGCGGTATCTCAACTTCCCGGACCTCTCCTTCCCTGAGAGCAGCCATGACAGCGACAATCCTTCGGGGGCAGAGCCCACAG CGTTCCTGGCCCGCGCCCTGTACAGCTACACGGGACAGAGCGCAGAGGAACTGAGTTTCCCCGAGGGGGCGCTTATCCGCCTGCTGCCCCGGGCCCAGGATGGAGTGGATGACGGCTTCTGGAGGGGAGAATTTGGGGGCCATGTTGGGGTCTTCCCCTCCCTGCTGGTGGAGGAGCTACTTGGCCCCCCAGGGCCATCTGAACTCTCAGACCCTGAACAG ATGCTGccatccccttcccctcccagctTCTCCCCTCCTGCACCCACCTCTGCCTTGGATGGGTCGCCTGCACCTGTCCTGCCCGGTG ACCAAGACCTGGACTGCCCTGGACCCCTGGACGTGATGGCGCCTCGACTCAGGCCG ATGCGTCCACCGCCTCCCCCGCCAGCTAAAGCCCCGGATCCTGGCCACCCAGATCCTCTCACCTGA
- the FCHSD1 gene encoding F-BAR and double SH3 domains protein 1 isoform X3: MQPPPRKVKPSQEVKLRFLEQLSILQTRQQREADLLEDIRSYSKQRAAIEREYGQALQKLAGPFLKREGHRSGEMDSRMVFGAWRCLLDATMAGGQARLQASDRYRDLAGGTGRSAKEQVLRKGAENLQRAQAEVLQSVRELSRSRKLYGQRERVWALAQEKAADVQARLNRSDHGLFHTRTSLQKLSTKLSAQSAQYSQQLRAARNEYLLNLVATNAHLDHYYQEELPAVLKALVSELLEHLRDPLTSLSRTELEAAEMALEHAHRGGQATSQVSWEQDLELFLQEPGVFSPTPPQQFQPAGNDQVCVLELEQGAGGVAGQSGLEKEVQRWTSRAARDYKIQNHGQRVLQRLERRRQQASEREAPGIEQRLQEVRESVRRAQVSQVKGAARLALLQGAGLDVQHWLKPAMTRAQDEVEQERRLSEARLSQRDLSPTAEDAELSDFEECEETGELFEEPAPPALATRPLPCPVHVVFGYQAGHEDELTITEGEWLEVIEEGDADEWVKARNQHGEVGFVPERYLNFPDLSFPESSHDSDNPSGAEPTAFLARALYSYTGQSAEELSFPEGALIRLLPRAQDGVDDGFWRGEFGGHVGVFPSLLVEELLGPPGPSELSDPEQMLPSPSPPSFSPPAPTSALDGSPAPVLPGDQDLDCPGPLDVMAPRLRPMRPPPPPPAKAPDPGHPDPLT; encoded by the exons ATGCAGCCGCCGCCCCGAAAA GTGAAGCCATCCCAGGAGGTGAAGCTTCGCTTCCTGGAGCAGCTGAGCATCCTTCAGACCCGGCAGCAGAGAGAGGCGGACCTACTGGAGGATATCAG ATCCTACAGCAAGCAGAGGGCAGCCATTGAACGGGAGTATGGGCAG GCACTCCAGAAACTGGCTGGGCCATTTCTGAAGAGGGAAGGACACCGGAGTGGGGAGATGGACAGCAG GATGGTGTTTGGTGCCTGGCGCTGCCTGCTGGATGCCACCATGGCTGGGGGCCAAGCCCGACTCCAGGCATCTGACCGATACCGTGACCTGGCAGGAGGCACAGGGCGGAGCGCTAAGGAGCAGGTGCTTAGGAAG GGAGCAGAGAACCTCCAGAGGGCGCAGGCCGAGGTGCTGCAGTCTGTCCGGGAGCTGAGCCGAAGTCGAAAGCTGTATGGGCAGCGTGAACGGGTGTGGGCCTTGGCACAGGAGAAGGCGGCTGATGTCCAGGCCAG GCTTAACCGAAGTGACCATGGCCTCTTCCACACTCGGACCAGTCTCCAGAAACTCAGCACCAAG CTGTCTGCCCAGTCGGCCCAGTACTCCCAGCAGCTGAGAGCGGCCCGCAATGAGTACCTGCTCAACTTGGTGGCCACCAATGCCCACCTTGACCACTACTACCAGGAAGAACTGCCGGCCGTGCTCAAG GCCCTGGTCAGCGAGCTGTTGGAACACCTGAGGGACCCGCTGACTTCACTGAGCCGCACTGAGCTGGAAGCTGCAGAGATGGCTCTGGAGCATGCCCACCGTGGGGGGCAGGCGACCTCCCAG GTAAGCTGGGAGCAGGATCTGGAGCTTTTTCTTCAGGAGCCCGGAGTattttcccccaccccacctcagcaGTTTCAGCCAGCAGGGAATGATCAG GTGTGTGTCCTGGAGCTGGAGCAGGGCGCAGGAGGTGTGGCCGGGCAGAGTGGCCTGGAGAAAGAAGTTCAACGCTGGACCAGCCGAGCTGCCCGAGACTACAAGATCCAGAACCATGGGCAGCGG GTGCTGCAGCGGCTGGAGCGGAGGCGGCAGCAGGCTTCAGAGCGGGAGGCTCCAGGCATAGAACAGCGGCTGCAGGAAGTGAGGGAGAGCGTCCGGCGGGCACAG GTGAGCCAGGTGAAGGGGGCTGCCCGGCTGGCCCTGCTGCAGGGGGCTGGCCTGGATGTGCAGCACTGGCTGAAGCCAGCCATGACCCGGGCCCAGGATGAGGTGGAGCAGGAGCGACGGCTCAGCGAGGCCCGGCTGTCCCAGAGGGACCTCTCTCCCACG GCTGAGGATGCTGAGCTCTCTGACTTTGAGGAATGTGAGGAGACTGGGGAGCTCTTTGAGGAGCCCGcccccccagccctggccaccaggcccctcccctgccctgtccaTGTGGTGTTTGGCTATCAG GCAGGACATGAGGACGAGCTGACCATCACAGAGGGCGAGTGGCTGGAGGTCATAGAGGAGGGAGATGCCGATGAATGGGTCAAG GCTCGGAACCAGCACGGTGAGGTAGGCTTTGTCCCTGAGCGGTATCTCAACTTCCCGGACCTCTCCTTCCCTGAGAGCAGCCATGACAGCGACAATCCTTCGGGGGCAGAGCCCACAG CGTTCCTGGCCCGCGCCCTGTACAGCTACACGGGACAGAGCGCAGAGGAACTGAGTTTCCCCGAGGGGGCGCTTATCCGCCTGCTGCCCCGGGCCCAGGATGGAGTGGATGACGGCTTCTGGAGGGGAGAATTTGGGGGCCATGTTGGGGTCTTCCCCTCCCTGCTGGTGGAGGAGCTACTTGGCCCCCCAGGGCCATCTGAACTCTCAGACCCTGAACAG ATGCTGccatccccttcccctcccagctTCTCCCCTCCTGCACCCACCTCTGCCTTGGATGGGTCGCCTGCACCTGTCCTGCCCGGTG ACCAAGACCTGGACTGCCCTGGACCCCTGGACGTGATGGCGCCTCGACTCAGGCCG ATGCGTCCACCGCCTCCCCCGCCAGCTAAAGCCCCGGATCCTGGCCACCCAGATCCTCTCACCTGA